From one Streptomyces sp. ICC1 genomic stretch:
- a CDS encoding DUF6339 family protein — protein MAYLYPRLLPKAAVSLREECLERTVEELRGRADVSHPAVFYAATGGMRLPQQRLRALRQSVVGCAIDRGYPAPPARRQAAAFDIASAEILHRESGIIPAEAVAGDMWAFLSLVVMPDVAAWRFPDLHRDRVLGTDVTRHVFGRLWWRAHLLHDEGADREDLYAALSVLGEAAFDQIYARRTSIGGSPHLVRAIVRTWEVVDIAHGGVGERDLLRDFLKRVRRLNAFMSFDSLPEEVLDGELSALVEESLRAMTGDNT, from the coding sequence GTGGCGTACCTGTACCCGCGCCTACTCCCGAAGGCTGCAGTATCGCTACGGGAGGAGTGTCTCGAAAGGACCGTGGAGGAATTGCGCGGACGGGCAGACGTCTCCCATCCCGCCGTGTTCTACGCCGCTACGGGAGGCATGAGACTCCCACAACAGAGGTTGAGGGCGCTTCGACAGTCCGTGGTCGGGTGCGCCATCGACCGAGGCTATCCGGCGCCCCCGGCGAGACGCCAGGCTGCGGCCTTTGACATCGCTAGTGCGGAGATACTCCATCGCGAGTCGGGGATCATCCCCGCCGAGGCCGTTGCGGGCGACATGTGGGCATTCCTGTCGTTGGTCGTCATGCCCGATGTGGCAGCGTGGCGCTTCCCTGACCTTCACCGCGACCGGGTCCTTGGAACCGACGTCACCCGGCACGTGTTCGGACGCCTGTGGTGGCGGGCGCACCTCCTCCACGACGAGGGCGCGGACCGAGAGGACCTCTACGCCGCGTTGTCCGTCCTCGGCGAGGCCGCCTTCGACCAGATCTACGCCCGACGCACGTCGATCGGCGGAAGCCCACACCTGGTCAGGGCGATCGTCAGGACGTGGGAGGTAGTGGACATCGCTCACGGTGGCGTCGGGGAACGCGACCTGCTTCGCGACTTCCTTAAGCGGGTGCGCAGGCTCAACGCCTTCATGTCCTTCGACTCGCTGCCCGAGGAGGTGCTGGACGGGGAACTCAGTGCTCTCGTAGAGGAGTCCCTGCGTGCCATGACGGGGGACAACACCTAG
- a CDS encoding Z1 domain-containing protein, with protein sequence MNEFDDQYEAFRRLIKTHTPEQALATIKLFGMEEELARRIAERHQRETIEVRDKREPGSVVRNNRETWYVGPQDDDRCWPALRDLLGKQSWSDESVRDLDAASTKVVSMLDHPMAGEFSTRGLVVGYVQSGKTTNFTALIAKAADSGYKFFIVLAGVHNGLRRQTQLRLERQLVEPVIDQWHPLTAREGDFEPPAGNPAAFFGDKSQQHVLCVIKKNVPRLKKLKAWLEKAPDYLRNCPTLIIDDEADQASVASKSTNPLIREIIDLFPRGGYVGYTATPFANLLIDPAAKDLYPEDFVVNLPKPRGHFGTEVLFGREALDGEDPEDVPDGYDMIRSVPDDEVSLVRPGRGEIEGFVPEVDGALRTAVLYFWLVTAARRVRRHGTPHSTMLVHTSVSTLVHESFKAPLEAFRSRIAGKIVDADAALFAELRDLWDAETARVPGTEPDLGEDPVPFDALLPKLGGVVDDCRIIMDNSKSVERLDYETGPVVAIAVGGNTLSRGLTLEGLAVSYFVRGASTYDSLLQMGRWFGFREGYADLPRIWMTDELRDWFRHIATVESEMRRDIDLYMVEDKTPTSFAVRLRNHPALRITAPAKMRDAVKVGASYGGQRVQTRYFRSHDAAWLLGNREAAHALVDNSLRIAGARHEERGSEGRHVLRNVPYDLVLDFLERYRFHDKSMECDAKLLRTYIERRVRAAGGGALKRWNVAVIGNPLSGDTDRRYEFAPGIAVDRVVRAKLQTSGHDAADIKTLMSRRDAGVDLDLTGLSEVTEAALKVARRTQSPDTALLTLYPIDALSPSPANRALRSPLDAVDHVIGVGLVFPMPRGEDSKVEWYSADLSSVEDDEEEDFSLLFDEDDR encoded by the coding sequence TTGAACGAGTTCGACGACCAATATGAGGCGTTCCGCCGTCTCATCAAGACGCACACGCCCGAGCAGGCATTGGCGACGATCAAGCTCTTCGGCATGGAAGAGGAGTTGGCCAGGCGGATCGCCGAACGCCATCAGCGGGAGACCATAGAGGTCCGCGACAAGCGGGAGCCCGGATCCGTCGTCCGGAACAACCGCGAGACCTGGTATGTGGGGCCGCAGGACGATGACCGGTGTTGGCCTGCCCTGCGTGACCTGCTGGGTAAGCAGTCGTGGAGCGACGAGAGCGTCCGTGACCTGGACGCGGCGTCCACCAAGGTCGTCTCCATGCTCGACCACCCTATGGCGGGGGAGTTCTCTACCAGGGGCCTCGTCGTCGGGTACGTGCAGTCGGGCAAGACGACGAACTTCACCGCGCTGATTGCCAAGGCCGCAGACTCGGGATACAAGTTCTTCATCGTCCTTGCGGGGGTTCACAACGGTCTGAGGCGTCAGACCCAACTCCGCCTGGAGCGGCAGCTCGTGGAACCCGTCATTGACCAGTGGCACCCCCTGACGGCACGGGAGGGGGACTTCGAGCCGCCAGCCGGCAACCCGGCCGCGTTCTTCGGTGACAAGAGCCAGCAGCACGTCCTGTGCGTGATCAAGAAGAACGTGCCTCGCCTCAAGAAGCTGAAGGCCTGGCTCGAGAAGGCCCCCGACTACCTACGCAACTGCCCGACTTTGATCATCGACGACGAGGCCGATCAGGCCAGTGTCGCCTCTAAGAGCACCAATCCCCTGATCAGGGAGATCATCGACCTCTTTCCCCGTGGGGGATACGTCGGCTACACCGCGACGCCGTTCGCCAACCTCCTCATCGACCCCGCGGCTAAGGACCTGTACCCCGAGGACTTCGTCGTGAACCTGCCGAAGCCCCGAGGCCACTTCGGCACGGAGGTGCTGTTCGGACGAGAAGCTCTGGATGGTGAGGATCCCGAGGACGTGCCGGACGGGTACGACATGATTCGCAGCGTTCCCGACGACGAGGTGTCCCTCGTCCGGCCTGGGCGTGGCGAGATCGAGGGTTTCGTCCCCGAGGTCGACGGCGCCCTTCGCACCGCGGTGCTCTACTTCTGGCTTGTGACGGCCGCCCGACGGGTGCGACGTCACGGCACCCCCCACTCGACGATGCTCGTCCACACCAGTGTGAGCACCCTGGTCCATGAGAGCTTCAAGGCCCCGCTGGAGGCGTTCCGCTCCCGGATTGCGGGGAAGATCGTGGATGCCGACGCTGCACTCTTCGCCGAACTCAGGGATCTCTGGGATGCGGAGACGGCTCGAGTCCCGGGCACCGAGCCGGACCTGGGAGAGGATCCGGTGCCCTTCGACGCACTCCTCCCGAAGCTGGGCGGCGTTGTGGACGACTGCCGCATCATCATGGACAACTCAAAGAGCGTGGAGCGGCTCGACTACGAGACCGGGCCGGTCGTCGCTATCGCGGTGGGCGGTAACACCCTCTCCCGCGGACTCACCCTGGAGGGTCTGGCGGTCAGTTACTTCGTACGAGGGGCCTCGACGTACGACAGCCTGCTTCAAATGGGTCGTTGGTTCGGTTTCCGCGAAGGATATGCCGACCTACCGCGCATCTGGATGACTGACGAGCTGCGGGACTGGTTCCGCCACATCGCCACCGTCGAGTCCGAGATGCGCCGGGACATCGACTTGTACATGGTCGAGGATAAAACGCCCACCTCGTTCGCAGTCCGCCTGCGCAACCACCCGGCGCTCCGCATCACCGCCCCCGCAAAGATGCGAGACGCGGTGAAGGTCGGCGCGTCCTACGGCGGGCAGCGGGTCCAGACCCGCTACTTCCGCTCCCACGATGCAGCGTGGCTCCTGGGTAACCGTGAGGCAGCCCACGCACTCGTAGACAACTCCTTGCGCATTGCGGGAGCCAGGCACGAGGAACGGGGCTCAGAGGGTCGGCACGTGCTGCGGAACGTCCCCTATGACCTGGTCCTGGATTTCCTGGAGCGATACCGCTTCCACGACAAGTCGATGGAGTGCGATGCGAAGCTCTTGCGGACCTACATCGAACGTCGGGTGCGGGCGGCCGGCGGCGGTGCACTGAAGCGGTGGAACGTGGCCGTCATCGGAAATCCGCTGAGCGGCGACACAGACCGCCGCTACGAGTTCGCTCCCGGTATCGCCGTAGACCGTGTCGTGCGTGCCAAGCTGCAGACGAGCGGACATGACGCCGCGGACATCAAGACCCTCATGAGCCGTCGCGACGCCGGTGTGGACCTTGACCTCACTGGCCTCTCCGAAGTTACGGAGGCCGCGCTCAAGGTTGCCCGTCGTACCCAGTCCCCGGATACGGCCCTGCTCACCCTCTACCCGATCGACGCCCTGTCGCCATCGCCCGCCAACCGAGCCCTCCGCTCCCCGCTCGATGCCGTCGATCACGTCATCGGCGTCGGATTGGTGTTCCCCATGCCGCGCGGCGAGGACAGCAAGGTCGAGTGGTACAGCGCGGACCTGTCCTCCGTGGAGGACGATGAAGAGGAGGACTTCAGTCTTCTCTTCGACGAGGACGACCGGTGA
- a CDS encoding PD-(D/E)XK motif protein, giving the protein MSGTDLRVVLDHHWAELASAPVRAEVALRVSELPVVTDYGAISAAMDVDGLRHLLIPLRGRQNIPTGRIGGALRVSERALQDDSAYGRFADVVCTRRDLDDVFTGLCGDVLVALEADGQRPYRTTLAVVNRWRQLFSGGLRGLTVAEEVGLAGELLVLLRLLRDDSAAIRHWVGPEGARHDFTDGIRAVEVKSTLAVSGRRTFEAHGLDQLEPPQDGRLFLAWQRFERRPDGRTVRELVAEAGQLCDDESELVDRLSRLGYSLSQTDQSTESRLAPVESRWYVVDEDFPRLTGVTLDGAIPDGVYDVRYTVDLAGVRSAPLDEEAVDTLISEMGGYS; this is encoded by the coding sequence GTGAGCGGCACGGACCTGCGGGTCGTCCTGGACCACCACTGGGCCGAACTTGCTTCAGCCCCAGTACGTGCCGAGGTCGCGCTCAGGGTCTCGGAGCTACCGGTAGTCACCGACTACGGGGCGATCTCCGCAGCCATGGACGTCGACGGGCTGCGACATCTACTGATCCCCCTCCGAGGGCGCCAGAACATCCCCACGGGCCGCATCGGCGGAGCTCTGCGGGTTTCCGAACGGGCGCTCCAGGACGACAGTGCCTACGGGCGATTCGCTGACGTCGTTTGCACCAGACGCGACCTCGACGATGTCTTCACCGGCCTCTGCGGCGACGTACTTGTGGCCCTCGAGGCGGACGGTCAGCGCCCCTACCGCACCACCCTTGCCGTGGTGAACCGGTGGCGACAACTTTTCAGCGGGGGCCTCCGAGGACTGACTGTCGCGGAGGAAGTGGGCCTGGCCGGCGAACTACTCGTGCTGCTGCGCCTACTCCGAGACGATTCCGCCGCCATACGCCACTGGGTCGGCCCCGAAGGGGCGCGCCACGACTTCACCGATGGAATCCGCGCCGTCGAGGTGAAGAGCACTCTTGCCGTGTCTGGACGGCGTACCTTCGAGGCCCACGGACTCGACCAGCTCGAACCCCCGCAGGACGGTCGACTGTTCCTGGCGTGGCAACGTTTCGAACGGCGACCCGACGGGCGAACTGTGCGGGAACTAGTTGCCGAGGCCGGGCAGCTTTGTGACGATGAGTCAGAACTCGTGGACCGACTCTCCCGACTCGGATACTCGTTGTCACAGACCGATCAGAGCACCGAATCCCGGCTGGCCCCTGTCGAGTCACGCTGGTACGTGGTCGACGAAGACTTCCCCCGCCTGACCGGGGTAACCCTCGACGGCGCAATCCCGGACGGTGTTTACGACGTGCGCTACACAGTGGACCTGGCCGGCGTCCGATCCGCCCCGCTGGACGAAGAGGCCGTCGACACCCTCATCTCCGAGATGGGGGGCTACTCGTGA
- a CDS encoding DNA cytosine methyltransferase — protein sequence MTLALPDSDYPDKLLSGLSAPGLPLRTIDLFAGCGGLTQGFADVRRGGQAVYEHVAAVELDQAAAATYAVNFGADVHQGDIADWVMRAEGIPEADVVLGGPPCQGFSQLGNQDPTDERNQLWRHYLTVVSRANPKAFIMENVEPFRRSPEFQFLVDETRPGGKLSEYVLHHEVINAADHGVPQRRLRTILVGVRKDLRVGQGATERVGDVSELELQSLLIPQPSPAQQKTVWETISGLVLQKTLRELPGRWEEVNGKRIAGRFTMAELHLRRNGITDRSMERYRAIPEEGNRFNLPDELLSPCWRKHKTGSADVMGRLFRDKPSVTIRTEFFKPEKGRYLHPWLHRPITHLEAALLQGFPMDFEWCGSRNQIARQIGNAVPVGLGRAIAEHLAPLLLAQRSGPASQPIRAPRSRGGKRNLAAV from the coding sequence ATGACCCTCGCACTACCCGACAGTGACTATCCGGACAAGCTCCTCAGCGGCCTGAGCGCCCCAGGGCTTCCTCTCCGGACCATCGACCTGTTCGCGGGGTGTGGGGGACTCACCCAGGGATTCGCGGACGTCCGGCGCGGGGGACAGGCGGTCTACGAGCACGTCGCCGCAGTCGAGCTCGACCAAGCCGCCGCGGCGACGTATGCGGTGAACTTCGGTGCGGACGTCCACCAGGGGGACATCGCCGACTGGGTCATGAGGGCGGAGGGCATCCCCGAGGCGGACGTCGTTTTGGGTGGGCCGCCGTGTCAGGGGTTTTCTCAGCTCGGAAACCAGGACCCGACCGACGAGCGCAACCAGTTGTGGCGGCACTACCTGACCGTCGTGTCCCGGGCCAACCCCAAGGCCTTCATCATGGAGAACGTCGAGCCGTTCAGGCGTTCCCCAGAGTTCCAGTTCCTCGTCGACGAGACGCGTCCGGGCGGGAAGCTGTCCGAGTATGTCCTTCATCACGAGGTCATCAACGCGGCGGACCATGGTGTACCGCAGCGACGGTTGCGCACGATCCTCGTCGGTGTCCGTAAGGATCTTCGGGTGGGGCAGGGGGCAACTGAACGCGTCGGGGACGTCTCTGAGCTGGAACTGCAGTCTCTTTTGATCCCCCAGCCCTCCCCGGCTCAGCAGAAGACGGTGTGGGAGACGATCTCGGGCCTGGTGCTCCAGAAGACACTCCGGGAGCTGCCTGGACGTTGGGAGGAGGTCAACGGCAAGCGCATCGCCGGACGCTTCACGATGGCCGAGCTCCACCTCCGCCGCAACGGGATCACCGACCGGTCCATGGAGCGATACAGGGCGATCCCCGAAGAGGGGAACCGCTTCAACCTCCCCGACGAGCTTCTCTCACCGTGCTGGAGGAAGCACAAGACCGGATCCGCGGACGTTATGGGGAGACTCTTCCGGGACAAGCCCTCCGTCACCATCCGCACGGAGTTCTTCAAGCCCGAAAAGGGGAGGTACCTGCACCCCTGGCTCCACCGTCCCATCACGCACCTCGAGGCGGCCCTGTTGCAGGGTTTCCCGATGGACTTTGAATGGTGTGGAAGCCGCAACCAGATCGCACGGCAGATCGGTAACGCCGTCCCCGTCGGCCTCGGGCGCGCGATCGCCGAGCACCTGGCACCACTGTTGCTGGCCCAGCGAAGTGGGCCCGCCAGCCAGCCGATTCGCGCACCTCGTTCCCGCGGGGGAAAGCGAAACCTCGCTGCCGTGTAG
- a CDS encoding very short patch repair endonuclease, translating to MSSLRRPPLSRNSRRHDLVISTSYRPCVTNVEHDAATGTPKGGTPTRSSEAPPRSWRPRPGLTRTQRSREQDRAAGGASNRLVDVGEGRRGAAHVTLTPSRRTGRVSASLQWTSEGRRKRLHLGEVDLPTRSANLREAWRLAGETGLLVGEDTAGSWASSPATRASMRSNRSRDTKPELRLRSLLHRAGLRYLVAAKPLPHLRRTADVVFTKARVAVFVDGCYWHGCPEHGSIPATNRDFWSKKIEGNARRDKETDRLLTEAGWKVVRVWEHTPPADAAELVQQALVKADGRGARAAPSERTAVQ from the coding sequence ATGTCCTCTTTGCGCCGGCCCCCTCTAAGTCGCAATTCACGGAGGCATGACCTGGTGATTTCCACGTCGTACCGTCCGTGTGTGACGAATGTCGAGCACGATGCAGCGACGGGAACGCCCAAGGGGGGAACTCCTACCCGCAGTAGTGAGGCACCTCCTCGCTCGTGGCGTCCGCGACCGGGGCTGACCAGGACACAGCGCTCGCGGGAACAGGACCGGGCGGCCGGCGGGGCGTCCAACCGCCTCGTGGATGTGGGTGAGGGGCGAAGGGGAGCGGCGCATGTGACTCTGACGCCGTCCCGCAGGACGGGACGGGTGTCGGCAAGCCTGCAGTGGACGTCGGAAGGGCGGCGAAAGCGACTGCACCTAGGGGAGGTCGACCTCCCGACCCGATCGGCCAACCTACGGGAGGCGTGGAGGCTTGCGGGGGAGACAGGGCTCCTTGTCGGGGAAGACACAGCAGGATCATGGGCGTCCTCGCCAGCGACTCGCGCCTCGATGCGGTCCAACAGGAGCCGGGACACCAAGCCGGAGCTGCGACTACGGTCACTGCTGCACAGGGCCGGACTCCGCTACCTCGTGGCCGCCAAACCCCTCCCGCATCTGCGTCGAACGGCGGACGTCGTGTTCACCAAGGCCAGGGTCGCGGTGTTCGTGGATGGGTGTTACTGGCACGGCTGCCCTGAACATGGGTCGATCCCAGCGACGAACCGCGACTTCTGGAGTAAGAAGATCGAGGGCAACGCCAGGAGGGACAAAGAGACGGACCGGCTCCTGACCGAGGCGGGCTGGAAGGTAGTCCGTGTGTGGGAACACACACCTCCGGCCGACGCTGCTGAGCTCGTCCAGCAAGCACTCGTCAAAGCAGACGGCCGGGGAGCGCGCGCAGCCCCTTCAGAGCGGACGGCCGTTCAGTAG